The DNA sequence CGCTTTGACCGTGCTTTCCAGGTGGAATTCCGGATCAGCGATGCAGCGAAAGAAAAAGGAATAGTGATGATCACCCTGCAAATGTTGATCGATAACGCGATCAAGCATAATGAAGTGCATGAACAGCATCCGCTGCACATCCGGATTTATGACAAAGATGATTTCCTGTATGTCGAAAACAATAAGCAGGCCCGGGAGCTGGTGCAGCATTCCAGCAAGCAGGGATTAAAACAATTGGTTCAGTTATATTCCTTTCTCACCGGAAAGCCTGTGGAATTGCAGGAAAGCCCAGGTATTTTCCAGGTAAAACTTCCGCTTTTATGAAAGTTTTAGTTATTGAAGACGAGCGGCTTGTAGCCGATCATTTAATCAGGTTGTTGAAATACCTGGAGCCAGGCTGGGAAATTTCCGGGCCCCTGGCCAGCCTGCGGGAAGCGCGGAAATGGCTGAGCCAATACCCGCTGCCTGACCTTATACTGGCCGACATACAATTATCCGATGGGATAAGCCTTGACCTTTTTACGTTTATGCAGCCTGCCTGTCCCGTTATCTTTACAACCGCGTTTGATGAATATGCTATCCGCGCGTTCAAGATCAACAGCATCGATTACCTGCTTAAACCTGTGGATGCGAAGGAGCTGGAAGCCGCGCTTCGGAAATTCAGCCTGCTGCAGGAAAAATACCGGAATAACGCATACCTGGAAAAACTAATGGATTTTATAGGCAGGGATAAGCAGGAGCCGGCCTGCAAAGAAAATTTTGTGGTACAGCAAGGCCGCGCGGTTTATATGATCCCTGTTAAGCAGATCGCTTTTTTTACCAGGGAAGAACTGATTTACCTGGCAGAAGGAGAGGGGCACCGCTGGATCACTGACTTTCGTTCCCTGGACGAAATAGAAGAATTGACCAGCCCCGGGCATTTTTTCCGCGCCAACAGGCAATTCCTTGTACACCGTAAATTTATTAAAGGCTTTAAATCGGATGACACAGGAAAGCTCCACCTGGTCCTGAACATGAATAGATGCCCGGAAATCACGATCAGCAAAGAAAAAGCCGCAGCGTTCCGCCAATGGTTCGTGTGATTGGCAGGGTTTTTATTAACTTTAATATAAATGATCCAGAAATGAAAACAGCTATTAAAAACATCCTGTTCCCTGTACTTAGCGCCGTATTGCTGATCGTAGTAGAAAAAGTAGTTGAAAAACTGCTGGAAGACACCGGAAAGGGGAAAGCGGAACCTCCCGGACCGGGAGCAAGCGCCGTTAACCCTTAGAATCCGGGGTGATTGCAAAGGAATTATGCTACCTTTGCAGGTCAAAAGGGCAATTTATGAGCATTTATCTCTCGGCGGAGCAACTTTCCAAATCTTACCATGACCATTGGCTATTCAAAGACCTGAGCCTGGGTATTTCGCAAGGCGATAAACTGGCGCTGGTAGGAGAGAACGGAGCCGGGAAATCTACCTTATTAAAAATATTATGCGGCCAGGAAAGTCCTGATAACGGAAGCGTGAGCATACGGGAGGGGATAAGGATCGGGTACCTTCGCCAACAGCCGCATGTCGACGAAAATACGACCCTGGACGCTATACTTTTCCCCACCGACAACGAAGTGGCCACCGTTGTAAAGGAATATGAAAAAGCCGTAAAAGATCCGCATGTTTCTGCCGGACGAATGCAGGCTCTTCAGGATAAAATGGAGGAATTCCACGCCTGGGATTATGAAGCCAGGGTAGAAGAGATCACCCGGCGGCTGGGTATCCCTGATCTTGGTCAAGCCTTCGGTACCTTATCCGGCGGAGAACGGAAGCGCATATTCCTGGCGCAGATGCTGCTGACCGATCCGGACCTCATTCTGCTCGACGAACCTACCAACCACCTGGACCTGCAAGCCATTGAATGGCTGGAAAATTACCTGTCTGGGAAACAGATCACGCTGATCATGGTAACGCATGACCGTTATTTCCTGGACAAGGTCGCTACGGAGATCCTGGAACTGGACCGGGGTAAATTGTACCGGTATAAAGGCAATTACGCTTATTTCCTGGAAAAGAAAAGCGCCAGGGAAGAAATACAACAAACAGAAGTAGACCGCGCCCGCAACCTCCTGCGAAAGGAGCTGGAATGGATGCGGAGACAGCCCAAAGCCAGGGGTACCAAATCCAAAAGCAGGATCGAAGCGTTCCACGAGCTGAAAGAAAAGGCTTCCCAGTCCTTTAAAAAAGATAAATTAGCGCTGGACATGCGGGAAACCCGCCAGGGCGGAAAAATCCTGGAATGCAGGCAGATTTCAAAGAGTTTCGGCAGCCGGCCGATAGTCAGCGATTTTTCGTACATATTTAAAAAGCAGGACCGCATTGGGATCGTAGGGAAAAACGGGATGGGAAAATCCACTTTCCTGAACCTGCTTACAGGCCGATTATCTCCGGACAAGGGGGAAGCAAACCCGGGCCTTACCACTCAGTTCGGATATTTTACCCAGGAAGCCGAGGATCTTAACCTGCAAGGACGGGTGATTGAAGAAGTAACCGCAATAGCCGAATTTATCACCTTATCGGACGGCTCCCAGGTATCGGCGTCCAGGTTCCTGGAAATGTTCCTGTTTCCGCGGGAAAAACAATACACCTTCGTAAACAGGCTCAGCGGGGGCGAACGAAAAAGGCTTCAGCTGCTTAAAGTATTGGTTAAACAGCCTAATTTCCTGATCCTTGACGAACCCACGAACGACTTTGATATAGCCGCCCTGAATGTGCTGGAAGACTTCCTCGAAAAATTCAACGGCTGCCTGATGCTTGTATCCCACGACCGTTATTTTATGGACCACCTGGTAGATCAGCTCTTTGTATTTGAAGGAGAAGGCCATATCCGCGTCTTTAACGGAAATTACAGCGCGTACCGGGCTGAACAGGAAGAAATCCAGGAAGAAAAGCTAAAACAAATTCAGGAGGAAAAGCGAAAACAAGCGCAGGCCGTGAAAGTGAACCCCAGGCTGGCGGAAGTACAGGCCGGGAGTTCCGCAGGCCAGCCACCGGCAACACCTCCAAAGAAAGTATCCTACAAGGAAAAAAAGGAGTACGAAGGCCTGCAGGCGATTATCGATCGCCTGGAAGCGGAAAAGAAAGAATTAATAACCCGGATGGAAGCCGGCAACCTGGATTACGCAGAACTACAGGAATGCGGGGAAAAGATCGCTCAATTAAACGAGGAAATCGACGAAAAAACCTTCCGGTGGCTGGAACTGGATGAACTTATCAGCAATTTTCCGGTATAGGCAGGTGTTACAGCGGGCGATGCATTTTGAACGGACTTCGGAAGCTTCGAATAAAATGTATTTGCAAAGGAATGTCCTCCAAATCATGGCAATTTCGGTATATAATTAATATTATGTTAAGTACACTATTCCGCCCGGCGAAAAGAGCCTCCTCTTCGTCCCCCGGAAAGGAAACAGTGATGCTTATGTTCGCGGAATAATTTAAACGCAAAATTAGGCGATCATGAATGTTTTATGTAATATTAGGCCCTGTAACCTAACGCTGAAGCTGATAACAAACCTAATTTAATTATTGCATGAAACTCATTGAGCTTAAGAATTCGATGAAACCTATCGAAAGCAGCAGCCTTGTTGATAGAGTTGAATCTAACCTTGTCGATTTTTTAATTGAACGAAAATTTAAGATCGGCGACAGTCTGCCTAAGGAAATTGATATTGCTCAAACGCTTGGCGTAAGCCGTACAGTTGTCCGGGAAGCGCTGCTGCGTCTGAGAATGATCGGCCTTATAGAGTCCAAGAAACATCGCGGGGCCGTCATCACTAACCCGGATATTCTTTCCCTGCTTAGCAAGGTGATGAACCCCTCGCTTCTTAGTAAAGAAACGCTGAAAGATCTCTATGAAATAAGGTTGGTGCTGGAAATGGGAATGGCGGACCTGATCTTCGAGCGGATGAAAGAGAAAGATTTAGAGGAGCTTACCGAAATAGTAGCCGCCGAACCCCTGGTAACAGACGAAAATTATTTTGACCGGGATTTCGAATACCGCTTTCACAGTAAGTTATACCAGATCGGTAGTAACAGCACGCTTACACGGCTGCAGCTGATGTTCTTTCCTGTATTCTATTATGTGCATTCAAGCGATCTTCTTAAAAAACCCATCAGGGTCAAACGTTATGTATCTCATAAAGGATTGGTGGAGATACTAAAACATGGTAATCCCGATCTTTTCAGGAATGCCATGAGAAGCCACCTCGAGACACATTTTCAACGGATACTGATGGAAGAGAATTAGCTAATCCAGAAGGTATATTTCGGCCCGGAGCCTTTCAGCCCGGTTCGGCTGTCCTGTCCTGACATACACTTCCCGGAGTGGCATTAAGAGGTTTACATCTTTCGGATTCAAGGCATACGCTTTTTCGAAGAACTTTTCGGCGACATTCAGTTCCTGCAAATAATCGTTACGGTATACGCTGTACTCTTCTTCCGAAATAAACCGGCTTTGGTCGTTGGCCTTTTTTATAAGCTTTGATGCGCTGTTATAGTAGATCAACCCCAGGTTATAAAAAGCGTCGTAATAATCGGGCTTAAGCTCTACTGCTTTTTTAAACGCATCTTCCGCTTCTCCAATCGTTCCGGCTTTCAGCTGGGCCACACCGAGCGAGAACCATATAGTTGGGTTAGTTGGATCAAATTTAATTACCGACTCCAGCATTTCAATCGCGTCAGCCGGGTTGCCATTCTTCAGGTAAAAACCTAGCTCGTCAAAGGCCAGGCCTTCATTTTCAGGATATTCCTCCCTCCCCTCCTGGAAAACCCGGAATGCATCCGCTGCCTTGCCGGTTTCTTCATAAAGTTTTCCAAGGTTGCGGTAGATCTCCGGCGTTTTATAATTCATTTTAAGCAGCTGTTCGTACGCCTGAATGGCCTTTTCCTTTTCAAACAGCTTCTGAGCAAGTACGGCCTGGTTAAGGTATAACGAAGTATCCTCCTTATTCAGCTGGCTGGCAAACTCGAAATATCTTAAGGCGTCCCGGAGATTGTTTTCGTTGTAAGCCCGCATGCCGCGGTTATAACTTGCGGTAAATATCCGGTTAAAGGCATCATCAACGTCGTCCTGGCCAATAGAACTGCCCTTATTTTTTCCCGTGATCTGCTTGATCGCATCCAAAGCCACCTGCAGCTCACCGAAAACGGCGGCTTTGTGATTGGTATCCAGGGCTATGCCTGAGTAAATAAAACTTTTATAAAGAAGGGTCCTGGGCCGGTTTGCTACCTGTTCCTCCTTTGAAGCATTATCTATAGCCTTTTTAGCCGCATCAAGATTCCCCGTGCTTAAATAACCGTAAGCATTGCGGACCTGGGACCGCTGGGCCTGCACATCCGCAATACTTACGATCATTAAGAAAAGGAAAAGAATTTTTTTCATTACCTCTTCTCTCTTTATAATGTTTCCAGTTCTTTCGTGAGTTCCTCTGCACGGGCAGTGTCACCCAGCTTTACATATATTTCACGCATTGTTGAAAGCAGGTTCCTGTCTCTCTGCCCGCTGGAGTACGCCTTCTCAAGGTAAGTAAGCGCCCCTTTCAATGCCTCCTTATATTCTGCAATTTTTGCTTCATACTCTTGCGCCTTATCCTGGGGGATCTTATTGGCTTCCTGTACGATCTTATTGGCATTATCAATCGCAATCACACCCATGTTGATATTCGCATCGTAATAATTAGGGTCGATTTCAAGCGCCTTTGCATAGGCTTCCTCTGCGGCGGAAGTACTGTCAATTTCGTTGTAAGCCACTCCCAGCGCGAACCATAATGATTTATTCCCGGGATCAGCCTGGGCAGAAGCCGCGATCTTGTCAATTACCTTAGCCGCCTCACCGCGCTGCAGGTAATAATTAAGTTCAGTGATCATCAGGTCTTTGTTGCCGGGGAATAATTCCAGGCCTTTTTGAAGAGCGCCCAATGCTTCTTCTTCCTGCTTTTGGGAAAAATATAAATTGGCAAGTACCGCGTAAATTGCCGGATCTTTGTATTTAAGTTCTGCAAGCTTTGAGTAGGATGCAATTGCCAATGCCGTATCCCCTACCTTTTCTGCCGTAACTCCGGTGTTCAGGTACAGGGTGGTATCGGTGGGTTTTACCTCTGTTGCCACCTTGAAAAATTTTAAGGCAGTATCAAAGCTCTGGTTATTATAAGCGTTGATCCCTTTATTATAGCTGGCCACATAAATATTCTCTTCAGCGATCTTCATATCCTCTTCCTTGACAGAGTTCTCTTTATTGAGTTCTTTCGCTTTAGCAAGAGCGTCATATGCAACCTGAACCGGCTCGGAAGCCGCGTCCTGCATGGTCGAATCATTGGCGATAGCAGAATATATCAGGCTCTTATAAAGATAAGCTTCGGGCTCATTCATGGTTTTTTCATGAGCAATTACTTCTTCTATTACCGCCTTGGCCTCATTCAGGGACTTTTGAGCTTCTTCTGTTTGCTTCAGGCTGGTCATTGCATTGTAATTGTCGTAGCTGCTTTTAGCCTGATTCAGCTTTCCCTTTTGGGCGGTGGCACCGGCAACTATGCCCGCCATTAATAGTGTAGTTAATAATATTCTCTTCATTTTGTTATAAGTTGTTAAGATCAATCTATTTCAGGCGATCCGCTTTCTTCAGCAGATCCGCTTTCTTCAGGAGATCCGGCTTCTTCTTCTCCCAGTTCCTCCGTTCCCGTATCCTGTACCCGGGCTACTGAGGCGATCTCGTCTCCTTCCTGCAAACGGATAAGCTTTACTCCCTGCGTGGCCCTGCCCATTACGCGAAGTTCGCTTACCGCCATCCTGATAATGATGCCCGATTTATTGATGATCATCAGGTCATCCTTATCCGTAACGCCTTTTATGGCAATCAATTGCCCGGTTTTGTCGGTAATATTCATGGTTTTCACCCCTTTACCGCCCCGGTTAGTCACTCTGTAATCTTCCACGTCTGTACGCTTACCGTATCCCTTCTCAGAAACCACCAAAATAGTGGTTTCAGGATCGTTTACCGCTACCAGGCCGATTACTTCATCGTTTTCACTAGCAAGAGTTATGCCACGAACGCCTGCAGCTGTGCGGCCCATGGGACGGACATGCTTCTCATTGAAGCGGATGGCCCGGCCGGAACGGTTGGCCATGATGATCTCCGAAGAACCGTTCGTCATTTTCGCTTCCAGCAGTTGATCACCCTCATTAATCGTAATGGCGTTGATCCCGTTCACCCTTGGCCTGGAATAGGCTTCAAGCGCCGTCTTCTTAATGGTTCCCTTGCGGGTACACATAATAATGTAATTACTGTTGAGGTATTCCTCGTCCTCCAGGTTATTGACGTTGATGAAGGCCTTTACTTTATCGTCCTTTTCAATCTGGATCAGGTTTTGAATGGCCCGGCCCTTGGACGTACGGCTTCCTTCCGGTATCTCGTAAACCTTCATCCAGTGACAGCGTCCTTTTTCCGTAAAAAACAGCATCCAGTTATGCGTAGAAGCAATAAAAATACGTTCTATAAAGTCTTCTTCACGGGTGGTGCCTCCCCTGGAACCGCGTCCTCCCCTGCCCTGCACCCGGTATTCGGTCGCCAGCGTGCGTTTTATATACCCTGCATGCGAAATCGTGATCACGACATCTTCATCGGCGATAATATCTTCCATCCGGATCTCGCCGGCGGCGTGTACTATTTCGGTCCGGCGTTCATCCCCGTATTTTTCCTTTATTTCAATCAGTTCGTCCGAAATGATCTTCATTCGCAGCGGCTCGCTGGCAAGCACTTCGTTCAGGTACTTGATCAGCTCCTGCAATTGTGCATATTCTTCCCTGATTTTTTCACGCTCCATGCCGGTCAGACGCTGGAGGCGCATTTCCAGGATGGCTTTTGCCTGCACTTCGGTAAGCCCGAATTCACGGATAAGGCCTTCCCGGGCTTCATCAGGATTCGCGGATTCACGGATAAGCCGGATAACCTCGTCAAGATGATCAAGGGCAATCAGGTAACCTTCCAGGATGTGTGCCCTTTTTTCGGCTTCCGCCAGTTCATAACGGGTTCGCCGCACGACGACATCATGACGGTGTTCAACAAAGTGCCTGATAAGGTCCTTCAGGTTCAGCATCATGGGCCGCCCCTTTACCAGGGCAATATTGTTTACGCTGAAAGAAGTCTGAAGCGCGGTATATTTATACAGATTGTTGAGAACTACCCCCGCATTGGCATCCCGGCGAACCTCGTAAACCACCCGCAGTCCCGTTCTGTCCGATTCGTCCCTGATGGCAGTAATGCCGTCGAGCTTCTTGGCATTGATCAGTTCTGCTGTACGTTCAATCATCTGGGCCTTATTCACCTGGTAGGGGACTTCGCTCACGATGATGCGTTCGCGGTCATTCCCGTAAGGTTCAATCTCTGCTCTCCCGCGCATGACGATCCTTCCGCGCCCCGTTTCGAAGGCACTCCGCACACCTTCGACGCCGTAAATTATCCCGCCGGTAGGAAAATCAGGGGCTTTAACGTACTGCATTAATTCCTCAATGGTGATCTCCTTGTTATCGATATAAGCAAGGGTTGCGTCCACCACCTCGTTGAGGTTATGAGGAGGCATATTGGTAGCCATCCCTACTGCTATACCTGAAGTGCCGTTTACAAGAAGGTTCGGGATCCGGGCCGGAAGGACCGTAGGCTCTTCCAGGGAATCGTCAAAGTTAAGCTGAAAATCAATCGTGTCCTTATTAATATCAGCCAGCATGTCTTCCGCCGTTTTCCGCAGCCTTGCTTCCGTGTACCGCATGGCTGCCGGGTTATCCCCGTCCATGGAACCAAAGTTCCCCTGTCCGTCTACAAGGGGGTAACGCAGCGACCAGTCCTGCGCCATACGAACCATGGCATCGTAAACCGAACTATCTCCGTGGGGATGATATTTACCAAGCACCTCCCCTACGATCCTGGCTGATTTCTTATGCGCCTTGCCGCTGGTAACTCCAAGGTCAAGCATACCGTAGAGTACACGCCTGTGAACCGGCTTTAAACCGTCGCGCACATCCGGCAAAGCCCTTGAAACGATCACCGACATCGAATAATCGATGTAAGCGGATTTCATTTCTTCTTCAATATTGATAGGAATAATTTTCGATCCTTTTTCGTCTTTTTCTTCTTCTGCCATTTTAACAAATCTTAACCCGGCTAAAATACGAAAAATACTGCGAACGGGGAAGCTACCGGACGGGCTCCGGGCTGGAAATTTAAAATGGCACAGAATGTGCTTCTATCCCCCTGTCTGAACTATTCGTATTTGTAAATGAAGCCAACTGTACTTTTTAGCGTTCTTTTTCTTTGTTTTTCTTTTTTTCAGCGAACAGTGCGTGCGCAGGAAATTCCACGGCACTCGCTTAGTTTTTCCCCCGTGCTGGGTACGCATCTCCTCCCGGAAAATGATCATACCTTTAATGACCCCATCCCGGGACTTGATATCGTTTACGGATTCAATCTCAGGGGCAAGGAAGATGCCTGGATACAGAAATTAAGAGCGCGGGAGTTTGGCCTGGCCCTGACCTTCAGGGATCTGAACCGGCTGGACGGCCACCTGGATACGTCCGCTAACTCATTCGGAAAGGCATACGGGATTTCGGCCAGCCTGGAATTTGAACTGGCAGCGGCCGGCCCGGTACATTTTTACCTGGTTCCGTCGGTCGGGCTTTCCTATATTTCCAAAAATTACTTTACCCACCCGGACAACCGCTTTATCGGCAGCCATCTTAACCAGCTGCTAAAGGCCGCGCTGCAAATGGAAGTTCCGCTGGGTGAAAATTTCAGTGCGCTGGCAAATTTTCATGTATTGCATCTGTCAAACGGAGGATTCAATATCCCTAATTCAGGCATTAATACGGGAAATATTTCAGTAGGCATTAAATCCCGTTTCGGACCTGAGCCTTACAGGAAAACCAGGGATAATTTCACTCCCCTTGAGCGGAATACCTTTGAGGTGCTTGCCGGCATAGGCCGCAGAGGGGTGTACGAAAGCCACGATGGCTTCTTCAAATCAGGGCTGTACGCCGGGTATAATTATCGGCTGAACGAGGTACTTGACCTGAAGGCGGGTTTGAACGCGGTTTATTATTATTCCGTATTTGATCCGCAGCGCCATCGGGAAACCTACCAGCACTACGGTACTTCCTATGATCCCTGGAGGCTGGGATTAAGCCTGGGCGCCGCCGTGAAAATGAGCAGGTTTGAAGTTAAAGGATTATTTGGCCGCTATCTTTATTATAACAGCTTTCACGATATCCATTATTACTGGAATTCAGGGCTTTCCTACCTCTTCACCCCTCACCTGGGCCTGCAAAGTACCTTGCACATGCACCGGTTCCAGGCGGATTTCGTTGACCTGGGCTTTATTGTGAAGCTATAAACTCAATCATTGTCCATTCCTGAAATTCTTTTCAATAAGTAGGCTGATGATTCCGTCTGCGAGCCCTTTCCGGGATACGTAGATCTTCCTGATCCCTCCCCATTCCATCACGGAAAGAAAGATTTCCGACGCGGGAATGATCACATCGGCCCGGTCGGGATTCAGCCCCAGCACTTCGATCCTTTCCTTTAATGAAAATGACCGGAGGTAATCATAGGTCTTCTTTAGCTGTGAAAATGACAGGTAATCCTTTTTCTTTTCGTCTGATAACTTAATGAGTTTATTAATATTCCCCCCGGTGCCAATGCCGTAAACTTTTTTAAGATCCCGGGTATTTGTCCGGATAAAGGATTTCATTTCTTTCCATATATCTTCCGAATCCCGTTTATCCATTAAACGGATGGTGCCGATATTGAAAGAAGCCGAAGCCTGGATACCACCGCCTGAAAAGACCGAAAGCTCCGTACTGCCGCCGCCCACATCAATGTATAAATAGTTCTTTTTCTTTTCCAGGGTTGCCTGAAGATGACCGGAAATGATACCGGCTTCGGTTTTCCCGTCTATGATGCGGATCTCCAGGCCGGTTTTATCTTTTACTTCTTCAATGATCGCCGGGCCATTGACTGCTTCCCGCATGGCGGACGTGGCGCAGGCCATGTAATCGGACACGTCATACTTATCCATCAAGTGTTTAAATTCATGCATGGCCCTTAAAAGGCCTTCTGCTTTCGTTTCAGACAAGCGCTTGTCCCGGAAGGCTTCGTCTCCCAATCGCAGCGGAATGCGGATAAGTGATTTCTTCTTATAGCTTACCTTACTTCCCGACCTGGTAATGGCGGCGATCATCAATCGTATTGCGTTGGAACCTATGTCAATAGCGGCGTAGTACATTATTTCAAAAATAGCGCATTTTTTATTGTCATTCTTATTGTCTATTTTTTGGCCTTATTTGATAATGAACCTATGCCATCATTTGATATTGTGAGTAAAGTAGACGGGCAGCTGCTGGATAATGCGGTGAATAATGCCCGGAAAGAAATAGTCAACCGCTACGATTTTCACGGTTCGGATACCAGTCTCGAACTGGATAAAAAAGCTAACCTGATTACGGTGGTAACGGAAAACGAAATGCGGTTAAAGGCCATACAGGATGTGTTGATTGCGCGTATGCTGAAGCAGCACCTTGATCCTCAAAGCCTTGATTTCGGAAAGGAGCAATATGCCTCCGGTAATATGGTCAGGAAAGAGATAAAGATAAAAGAGGGTATTGACAAGGAAATGGCCAAAAAGATCAATACCAGGATCAAGGATATGAAGCTGAAAGTGCAGGGATCGATCATGGACGACCAGTTGCGGGTACAGGGTAAGAAGATCGATGACCTCCAGGCAGTGATCAGCCTGCTGCGGCAGGAAGATTTCGGGCAGCCACTGCAATTTATTAATATGAGATAAACCCTATGAAAGCAGGTACCCGCATTCAATTATCGGCCATGATGTTCCTGGAATTTTTTATCTGGGGCGCATGGTACGTGACCATGAGTACTTATCTGGCCACCGTACTGCATGCCGACCAGGTAGACATCGGCAAAGCATACAGCGCGTTGGCAATCGCTACTATTTTTTCGCCTTTCTTCGTAGGCATGATCGCCGATCGCTTTTTCCCGGCCCAGAAAGTGCTTGGCATCCTTCACCTTGGCGGAGCCGTAGTACTATATTTTATCACTTCTGTCAAAGACCCTGATGTATTCTACTGGGTGCTGCTCCTGTATTCGCTGATGTACGCGCCTACGCTGGCCCTGGTCAATTCCGTTTCATTCGGGCAAATGCAGGATCCCGGAAGGCAATTCGCAGGTGTCCGGGTATTGGGTACCCTGGGCTGGATCGCAACGGGCCTGATGATCGATTTCGTTTTCAAGATCAGTCCCGGCGAACTGGCCTTTACCTTTCAGATGGCTGCCGTTGCTTCCCTCCTGCTGGGCATCTGGAGCTTTTTTCTACCAGATACCCCGCCTAAGGCA is a window from the Anseongella ginsenosidimutans genome containing:
- a CDS encoding LytR/AlgR family response regulator transcription factor, whose product is MKVLVIEDERLVADHLIRLLKYLEPGWEISGPLASLREARKWLSQYPLPDLILADIQLSDGISLDLFTFMQPACPVIFTTAFDEYAIRAFKINSIDYLLKPVDAKELEAALRKFSLLQEKYRNNAYLEKLMDFIGRDKQEPACKENFVVQQGRAVYMIPVKQIAFFTREELIYLAEGEGHRWITDFRSLDEIEELTSPGHFFRANRQFLVHRKFIKGFKSDDTGKLHLVLNMNRCPEITISKEKAAAFRQWFV
- a CDS encoding ABC transporter ATP-binding protein, coding for MSIYLSAEQLSKSYHDHWLFKDLSLGISQGDKLALVGENGAGKSTLLKILCGQESPDNGSVSIREGIRIGYLRQQPHVDENTTLDAILFPTDNEVATVVKEYEKAVKDPHVSAGRMQALQDKMEEFHAWDYEARVEEITRRLGIPDLGQAFGTLSGGERKRIFLAQMLLTDPDLILLDEPTNHLDLQAIEWLENYLSGKQITLIMVTHDRYFLDKVATEILELDRGKLYRYKGNYAYFLEKKSAREEIQQTEVDRARNLLRKELEWMRRQPKARGTKSKSRIEAFHELKEKASQSFKKDKLALDMRETRQGGKILECRQISKSFGSRPIVSDFSYIFKKQDRIGIVGKNGMGKSTFLNLLTGRLSPDKGEANPGLTTQFGYFTQEAEDLNLQGRVIEEVTAIAEFITLSDGSQVSASRFLEMFLFPREKQYTFVNRLSGGERKRLQLLKVLVKQPNFLILDEPTNDFDIAALNVLEDFLEKFNGCLMLVSHDRYFMDHLVDQLFVFEGEGHIRVFNGNYSAYRAEQEEIQEEKLKQIQEEKRKQAQAVKVNPRLAEVQAGSSAGQPPATPPKKVSYKEKKEYEGLQAIIDRLEAEKKELITRMEAGNLDYAELQECGEKIAQLNEEIDEKTFRWLELDELISNFPV
- a CDS encoding FadR/GntR family transcriptional regulator, with amino-acid sequence MKLIELKNSMKPIESSSLVDRVESNLVDFLIERKFKIGDSLPKEIDIAQTLGVSRTVVREALLRLRMIGLIESKKHRGAVITNPDILSLLSKVMNPSLLSKETLKDLYEIRLVLEMGMADLIFERMKEKDLEELTEIVAAEPLVTDENYFDRDFEYRFHSKLYQIGSNSTLTRLQLMFFPVFYYVHSSDLLKKPIRVKRYVSHKGLVEILKHGNPDLFRNAMRSHLETHFQRILMEEN
- a CDS encoding tetratricopeptide repeat protein, producing the protein MKKILFLFLMIVSIADVQAQRSQVRNAYGYLSTGNLDAAKKAIDNASKEEQVANRPRTLLYKSFIYSGIALDTNHKAAVFGELQVALDAIKQITGKNKGSSIGQDDVDDAFNRIFTASYNRGMRAYNENNLRDALRYFEFASQLNKEDTSLYLNQAVLAQKLFEKEKAIQAYEQLLKMNYKTPEIYRNLGKLYEETGKAADAFRVFQEGREEYPENEGLAFDELGFYLKNGNPADAIEMLESVIKFDPTNPTIWFSLGVAQLKAGTIGEAEDAFKKAVELKPDYYDAFYNLGLIYYNSASKLIKKANDQSRFISEEEYSVYRNDYLQELNVAEKFFEKAYALNPKDVNLLMPLREVYVRTGQPNRAERLRAEIYLLD
- a CDS encoding tetratricopeptide repeat protein, with the protein product MKRILLTTLLMAGIVAGATAQKGKLNQAKSSYDNYNAMTSLKQTEEAQKSLNEAKAVIEEVIAHEKTMNEPEAYLYKSLIYSAIANDSTMQDAASEPVQVAYDALAKAKELNKENSVKEEDMKIAEENIYVASYNKGINAYNNQSFDTALKFFKVATEVKPTDTTLYLNTGVTAEKVGDTALAIASYSKLAELKYKDPAIYAVLANLYFSQKQEEEALGALQKGLELFPGNKDLMITELNYYLQRGEAAKVIDKIAASAQADPGNKSLWFALGVAYNEIDSTSAAEEAYAKALEIDPNYYDANINMGVIAIDNANKIVQEANKIPQDKAQEYEAKIAEYKEALKGALTYLEKAYSSGQRDRNLLSTMREIYVKLGDTARAEELTKELETL
- the gyrA gene encoding DNA gyrase subunit A, with protein sequence MAEEEKDEKGSKIIPINIEEEMKSAYIDYSMSVIVSRALPDVRDGLKPVHRRVLYGMLDLGVTSGKAHKKSARIVGEVLGKYHPHGDSSVYDAMVRMAQDWSLRYPLVDGQGNFGSMDGDNPAAMRYTEARLRKTAEDMLADINKDTIDFQLNFDDSLEEPTVLPARIPNLLVNGTSGIAVGMATNMPPHNLNEVVDATLAYIDNKEITIEELMQYVKAPDFPTGGIIYGVEGVRSAFETGRGRIVMRGRAEIEPYGNDRERIIVSEVPYQVNKAQMIERTAELINAKKLDGITAIRDESDRTGLRVVYEVRRDANAGVVLNNLYKYTALQTSFSVNNIALVKGRPMMLNLKDLIRHFVEHRHDVVVRRTRYELAEAEKRAHILEGYLIALDHLDEVIRLIRESANPDEAREGLIREFGLTEVQAKAILEMRLQRLTGMEREKIREEYAQLQELIKYLNEVLASEPLRMKIISDELIEIKEKYGDERRTEIVHAAGEIRMEDIIADEDVVITISHAGYIKRTLATEYRVQGRGGRGSRGGTTREEDFIERIFIASTHNWMLFFTEKGRCHWMKVYEIPEGSRTSKGRAIQNLIQIEKDDKVKAFINVNNLEDEEYLNSNYIIMCTRKGTIKKTALEAYSRPRVNGINAITINEGDQLLEAKMTNGSSEIIMANRSGRAIRFNEKHVRPMGRTAAGVRGITLASENDEVIGLVAVNDPETTILVVSEKGYGKRTDVEDYRVTNRGGKGVKTMNITDKTGQLIAIKGVTDKDDLMIINKSGIIIRMAVSELRVMGRATQGVKLIRLQEGDEIASVARVQDTGTEELGEEEAGSPEESGSAEESGSPEID
- a CDS encoding acyloxyacyl hydrolase, whose translation is MRAQEIPRHSLSFSPVLGTHLLPENDHTFNDPIPGLDIVYGFNLRGKEDAWIQKLRAREFGLALTFRDLNRLDGHLDTSANSFGKAYGISASLEFELAAAGPVHFYLVPSVGLSYISKNYFTHPDNRFIGSHLNQLLKAALQMEVPLGENFSALANFHVLHLSNGGFNIPNSGINTGNISVGIKSRFGPEPYRKTRDNFTPLERNTFEVLAGIGRRGVYESHDGFFKSGLYAGYNYRLNEVLDLKAGLNAVYYYSVFDPQRHRETYQHYGTSYDPWRLGLSLGAAVKMSRFEVKGLFGRYLYYNSFHDIHYYWNSGLSYLFTPHLGLQSTLHMHRFQADFVDLGFIVKL